In one Dermacentor albipictus isolate Rhodes 1998 colony chromosome 4, USDA_Dalb.pri_finalv2, whole genome shotgun sequence genomic region, the following are encoded:
- the LOC135903774 gene encoding uncharacterized protein, which produces MKSAFLACVILCWGAASGRSITRRHFRWWPSEANHERFPLGLAGQDPVTGESSSAEITRRLASGAYNGAHRGSYSGGYGGGYRGSYGGGYGGGYGGGYGGGYGGGYGGGYGGGYGGGYGGGYGGGYGGGYGGGYGGQSGVVTSGESGSDIRSSNGQGGGSAGGSTNETSSSSRYGGGFGGGYGGGHSSSLESHSRVMSSGERSSDLHRGGSRNRNETGTGSVTRYGGGYGGGYRGSYGGSYEGTATSGTSTTHTRSGSGHVGGSANESGRDSSYRGGNGGGYGGGYGGGYGGGYGGGYGGRHTEMSAGVSGAESDSHSRSGSAYVRGYDRKNEAGSASRYGTRSGAGYRSDYGGGYGGGYGGHSRVLNAEENSTDTSSGSGYASGSNSGTASGSIHGGGYGGGHGGGYRSGYVERTRVVNAGESVTDTRRGSEQGNVGMNDTGSGNRYGGGYGDGYGGGYGAQRRVVGSLGSDSDRANGSGSGGGYGSYGGGYGGGYGGGYGGSYGGHSSIVIDSESGSNIRSSNDYGRGRGSNETGSDNAYRRGYGSGYGGGHGGGYGSRSRVVNGAESDSENSRSSAYGSRRGDISVSETDGETGGYRGGNRAESGSEAGSGGGGYGGGSGGGSGGGSGGGSGGGRGGGSAGGSGGGSGSGSSVRSSSDGDRSRNEANDESENSRGFGRGSGGSRGVYGGVYNSGYTVRYGERTSSRVETSRAGVPCVTVRNCGSLLTAAMAVQPSVGRSHNQHLTSRGHVQEIVDESQARLRVQQDISSPRATESNELLSDD; this is translated from the coding sequence TTCTTAGCATGCGTCATCCTATGTTGGGGAGCCGCATCAGGTCGCAGCATCACCAGAAGACACTTTAGATGGTGGCCGTCGGAAGCCAACCACGAAAGGTTTCCCCTTGGATTGGCTGGCCAAGACCCCGTTACCGGCGAGTCTAGTTCTGCTGAAATAACTCGTAGGCTGGCCTCGGGCGCTTACAATGGTGCTCACAGAGGCAGCTACAGTGGTGGCTATGGTGGCGGCTATAGAGGTAGCTACGGGGGTGGCTACGGTGGTGGTTACGGAGGTGGTTATGGTGGTGGCTACGGAGGCGGTTATGGCGGTGGTTACGGAGGCGGTTATGGAGGTGGATATGGAGGTGGCTATGGTGGTGGTTATGGAGGCGGCTATGGTGGTGGTTATGGAGGCCAAAGTGGAGTCGTCACAAGTGGAGAAAGTGGCAGTGATATCAGAAGCAGCAACGGACAAGGTGGTGGAAGCGCAGGTGGAAGCACCAACGAAACTAGTAGCAGCAGCAGGTATGGAGGTGGCTTCGGTGGCGGCTATGGAGGTGGACACAGCAGCAGTCTTGAAAGCCACAGTAGGGTCATGAGTAGTGGTGAACGAAGCAGCGATTTACATAGAGGCGGAAGTAGAAACCGTAATGAAACAGGAACAGGAAGTGTTACAAGATACGGAGGAGGCTACGGAGGGGGATACAGAGGCAGTTACGGCGGAAGTTATGAAGGAACAGCAACGAGTGGCACAAGCACCACTCATACCAGAAGCGGGAGTGGTCACGTTGGAGGAAGTGCAAATGAAAGTGGGAGGGACAGCTCATACAGAGGCGGCAATGGAGGTGGTTACGGAGGTGGTTATGGAGGTGGTTATGGAGGTGGTTATGGAGGTGGCTACGGTGGCCGTCATACAGAAATGAGTGCAGGAGTAAGTGGTGCTGAAAGTGACAGCCATTCCAGAAGTGGGAGCGCATACGTCCGCGGCTACGACCGCAAAAATGAGGCAGGTAGTGCCAGCCGATATGGAACTCGTTCTGGAGCTGGTTACAGAAGTGACTACGGAGGTGGCTACGGAGGTGGCTATGGAGGGCATAGTAGGGTACTAAATGCTGAAGAAAACAGCACTGACACCTCAAGTGGCAGTGGATACGCCAGTGGCAGCAACAGTGGAACTGCAAGTGGTAGCATACATGGAGGTGGCTACGGAGGTGGACATGGAGGCGGCTACCGTAGTGGTTATGTAGAGCGCACCAGGGTCGTGAACGCTGGCGAAAGTGTTACTGACACAAGACGTGGCAGCGAACAAGGCAATGTAGGCATGAATGATACAGGAAGTGGCAACAGATATGGAGGCGGCTATGGAGATGGCTACGGTGGCGGTTATGGAGCACAGAGACGGGTCGTAGGCAGCCTCGGAAGCGACAGCGACAGGGCCAACGGCAGCGGATCTGGAGGTGGATACGGAAGTTACGGTGGTGGTTACGGAGGAGGTTACGGAGGCGGCTACGGGGGCAGCTACGGAGGCCATAGTAGCATCGTCATTGACAGCGAAAGCGGCTCTAATATCAGGAGCAGCAATGACTACGGGCGGGGAAGAGGCAGCAATGAAACTGGTAGTGACAATGCATACCGCCGTGGATACGGTAGTGGTTATGGTGGAGGACACGGTGGTGGTTATGGAAGCAGGAGTAGGGTTGTGAATGGAGCCGAAAGTGacagcgaaaatagtagaagcaGCGCATATGGTAGTAGAAGAGGAGACATAAGCGTGAGTGAAACTGACGGCGAAACCGGTGGATATCGAGGCGGAAACAGAGCAGAAAGCGGCAGTGAAGcaggaagcggaggaggaggatatggAGGTGGAAGCGGTGGTGGAAGCGGTGGTGGAAGCGGTGGTGGAAGCGGTGGTGGACGCGGTGGTGGAAGTGCTGGTGGAAGTGGTGGAGGAAGCGGTAGTGGAAGCAGTGTAAGAAGCAGCAGCGATGGAGACAGAAGCAGGAATGAAGCCAACGATGAGAGTGAGAATAGCCGTGGCTTTGGTCGCGGTTCCGGTGGCAGTCGTGGCGTATATGGTGGCGTATACAATAGTGGGTACACTGTCCGATATGGAGAAAGAACAAGCTCACGTGTTGAAACTTCCCGGGCTGGTGTGCCATGTGTCACAGTGCGCAACTGCGGCAGCCTACTGACAGCCGCCATGGCTGTCCAACCAAGTGTCGGCCGTTCGCATAATCAGCATTTGACGTCAAGGGGACACGTGCAAGAAATCGTCGACGAAAGTCAAGCGCGGCTACGTGTCCAGCAGGACATTAGTTCTCCGCGAGCGACGGAAAGTAATGAACTCTTGAGCGACGACTGA